One Azoarcus sp. DN11 DNA segment encodes these proteins:
- the nrdR gene encoding transcriptional regulator NrdR, whose translation MKCPFCGDPNTQVTDTRENEDGEVVRRRRRCAHCDKRFTTYERIDLKMPHIIKRNGMRTEFDHDKLTSSLKLALRKRPVTLDALEASVDRIEAKLLSMGETEVPSEKIGELVMKELKKLDKVAYIRFASVYRNFADVDEFSEVIREVQTRPKRGRKGNPDDPGTENDLFGN comes from the coding sequence ATGAAGTGTCCGTTCTGTGGCGACCCCAACACCCAGGTCACCGACACGCGCGAGAACGAGGACGGCGAGGTCGTCCGCCGCCGGCGCCGCTGTGCGCATTGCGACAAGCGCTTCACGACCTATGAGCGCATCGACCTCAAGATGCCGCACATCATCAAGCGCAACGGCATGCGCACGGAGTTCGACCACGACAAGCTCACGAGCAGCCTGAAGCTCGCGCTGCGCAAGCGCCCCGTCACCCTCGATGCGCTCGAGGCCTCGGTTGACCGCATCGAGGCGAAGCTGCTGTCGATGGGCGAGACCGAAGTCCCCAGCGAGAAGATCGGCGAACTCGTGATGAAGGAGCTCAAGAAGCTCGACAAGGTCGCCTACATCCGCTTCGCGTCGGTCTATCGCAATTTCGCCGACGTCGATGAATTTTCCGAAGTGATCCGCGAGGTGCAGACACGCCCCAAGCGGGGACGCAAGGGCAACCCGGACGACCCCGGTACCGAGAATGACCTTTTCGGCAACTGA
- the msrP gene encoding protein-methionine-sulfoxide reductase catalytic subunit MsrP — protein sequence MQILKPNDIPPSEITPRALFEDRRRFLGATGATLAAGAALWAGLLPDARAAAAKLGPLARSPLSTDETQTSYKSVTTYNNFYEFGTNKEDPAANAGSLVVRPWAVRVEGLAGKPRTFDIDDLRKLAPLEERIYRLRCVEGWSMVIPWAGFPLSALLRQVEPQGSAKYVEFVTQYDPKIMMRRPVLDWPYTEGLRLDEALHPLTLLTLGLYGEVLPNQNGAPVRVVVPWKYGFKSAKSIVAIRLVEKEPRTAWNKAAPNEYGFYSNVNPTVDHPRWSQATERRLGEFRKRPTLMFNGYAEQVANLYQGMDLRRFF from the coding sequence ATGCAGATCCTCAAGCCCAACGACATTCCGCCGTCCGAAATCACCCCGCGCGCCCTGTTCGAAGACCGCCGGCGCTTTCTCGGCGCAACCGGCGCGACACTTGCCGCAGGCGCGGCGCTGTGGGCCGGCCTCCTCCCCGACGCGCGCGCGGCGGCAGCGAAGCTCGGCCCGCTGGCACGCTCGCCGCTCAGCACCGACGAGACCCAGACCAGCTACAAGTCGGTCACGACCTACAACAACTTCTACGAATTCGGCACCAACAAGGAAGATCCGGCGGCGAATGCCGGAAGCCTGGTGGTCCGCCCGTGGGCGGTGCGCGTCGAAGGTCTTGCCGGCAAGCCCCGCACGTTCGACATCGACGATCTGCGCAAGCTCGCCCCGCTGGAGGAACGGATCTACCGCCTGCGCTGCGTCGAGGGCTGGTCGATGGTCATCCCGTGGGCCGGCTTTCCGCTCTCGGCGCTGCTCAGGCAGGTCGAACCGCAGGGCAGCGCGAAATACGTCGAGTTCGTGACCCAGTACGATCCGAAGATCATGATGCGCCGTCCGGTGCTCGACTGGCCCTACACCGAGGGCCTGCGCCTGGACGAGGCGCTGCATCCGCTGACGCTGCTGACGCTCGGGCTGTACGGCGAAGTGTTGCCGAACCAGAACGGCGCACCGGTGCGCGTCGTGGTGCCGTGGAAATACGGCTTCAAGAGCGCGAAATCCATCGTCGCGATCCGCCTCGTCGAGAAGGAACCCCGTACCGCGTGGAACAAGGCTGCCCCGAACGAGTACGGCTTCTATTCGAACGTGAACCCCACGGTCGACCATCCCCGCTGGAGCCAGGCCACCGAGCGCCGCCTCGGCGAATTCCGCAAGCGCCCGACGCTGATGTTCAACGGCTATGCCGAACAGGTCGCGAACCTGTACCAGGGCATGGACCTGCGCAGGTTCTTCTGA
- the pmbA gene encoding metalloprotease PmbA: MSDQGFSFTSDRLQEIASDILKFAKKRGASACETDVSEGFGQSATVRKGEVDTIEYNRDKGVGVTVYLGQQRGHASTSDFSKAALKATVDAAVSIARFTAPDPCAGLADASLMAKDCPDLDLHHPWRPGVDDAIAAARRCEDAAFAASPKITNSEGASVSTQESHFISANSNGFMGGYASSRHSVSCSVIAGAGDAMQREYWYDTRRDAAELMSAESVGQRAAERALARLGAKKIKTCEVPVLFEAPLAVSLLGNFVYAVSGGSLYRKSSFLLDSLGQQVFSPLVNIAERPHLPKAFGSSPFDSDGVVTRDREVVTDGVLQGYFLSTYSARKLGLQTTGNAGGSHNLIVKPGDMDFAALVKHMDRGLVVTELLGQGVNYVTGDYSRGAAGFWVEKGKIKHAVEEITIAGNLRDMFRSIVAIGNDALPRGAKLCGSVLIERMKIAGS, translated from the coding sequence ATGTCCGATCAAGGCTTCTCCTTCACCTCCGACCGCCTGCAGGAAATCGCCAGCGACATCCTCAAGTTCGCGAAGAAACGCGGCGCGTCGGCCTGCGAAACCGATGTCTCGGAAGGCTTCGGCCAGTCCGCGACGGTGCGCAAGGGCGAAGTCGATACGATCGAATACAACCGCGACAAGGGCGTCGGCGTCACGGTCTATCTCGGCCAGCAGCGCGGCCACGCGAGCACGTCCGATTTCTCGAAGGCAGCGTTGAAGGCGACCGTCGACGCGGCCGTGTCGATCGCCCGCTTCACCGCGCCCGACCCCTGCGCCGGGCTCGCCGACGCATCCCTCATGGCGAAGGACTGTCCCGACCTCGACCTGCACCATCCGTGGCGCCCCGGCGTCGACGACGCGATCGCCGCCGCGCGCCGCTGCGAGGATGCCGCCTTCGCCGCCAGCCCCAAGATCACCAATTCGGAAGGCGCGAGCGTCTCGACGCAGGAATCGCACTTCATCTCCGCCAACAGCAACGGTTTCATGGGCGGCTACGCCAGCTCGCGTCACAGCGTGTCGTGCTCGGTCATCGCCGGCGCAGGCGACGCCATGCAGCGCGAATACTGGTACGACACGCGCCGCGACGCCGCGGAGCTCATGTCGGCCGAATCGGTCGGCCAGCGCGCCGCCGAACGCGCGCTCGCCCGCCTCGGCGCGAAGAAGATCAAGACCTGCGAAGTGCCGGTGCTGTTCGAAGCGCCGCTCGCCGTGTCGCTGCTCGGCAACTTCGTCTACGCCGTGAGCGGCGGCTCGCTGTACCGCAAGTCCTCCTTCCTGCTCGACAGCCTCGGCCAGCAGGTCTTCTCGCCGCTCGTGAACATCGCCGAACGCCCGCACCTGCCCAAGGCCTTCGGCTCCAGCCCCTTCGACAGCGACGGCGTCGTCACGCGCGACCGCGAAGTCGTCACCGACGGTGTGCTGCAGGGCTACTTCCTGTCGACCTATTCCGCGCGCAAGCTCGGGCTGCAGACCACCGGCAACGCCGGCGGCTCGCACAACCTCATCGTCAAGCCGGGCGACATGGACTTCGCGGCGCTGGTCAAGCACATGGACCGCGGCCTCGTCGTCACCGAGCTCCTCGGCCAGGGCGTCAATTACGTCACCGGCGATTACTCGCGCGGCGCCGCCGGCTTCTGGGTCGAGAAGGGCAAGATCAAGCACGCCGTGGAAGAGATCACCATCGCCGGCAACCTGCGCGACATGTTCCGCAGCATCGTCGCCATCGGCAACGACGCCCTGCCGCGCGGCGCGAAGCTCTGCGGCTCGGTCCTCATCGAGCGCATGAAGATTGCCGGCAGCTGA
- the aroG gene encoding 3-deoxy-7-phosphoheptulonate synthase AroG: MPASVKIHIDDVRIKEIKELAPPVHVLREFPATPKAAEVAFEARQAIHRILYGADDRLLVVIGPCSIHDIDAALEYGRKLKAEAARFKDELLVVMRVYFEKPRTTVGWKGLINDPYLDNSFRINEGVRLARKLLWEINEMGLPAGTEFLDMITPQYIGDLISWGAIGARTTESQVHRELASGLSCPVGFKNGTDGNVRIAIDAIKAAQSPHHFLSVTKAGHSAIVSTLGNEDCHVILRGGKAPNYDAASVDAACTELAASGVPGKVMIDFSHANSRKQHRLQIDVARDVGVQMAAGEDRIIGVMVESHLKEGRQDLVPGKELEYGKSITDACIGWEDSVLVLEILAEAVRQRRVSHAADLE, encoded by the coding sequence ATGCCCGCTTCAGTCAAGATCCATATCGATGATGTCCGCATCAAGGAAATCAAGGAACTCGCGCCGCCCGTCCATGTGCTGCGCGAATTTCCGGCGACGCCCAAGGCTGCGGAAGTCGCGTTCGAGGCGAGGCAGGCGATCCACCGCATCCTGTACGGTGCCGACGACCGCCTGCTGGTCGTGATCGGGCCGTGCTCGATCCACGACATCGACGCGGCGCTCGAATACGGACGCAAGCTGAAGGCCGAGGCGGCCCGCTTCAAGGACGAACTCCTCGTCGTGATGCGCGTGTATTTCGAGAAACCGCGCACGACCGTCGGCTGGAAGGGCCTGATCAACGACCCCTACCTCGACAACAGCTTCCGCATCAACGAAGGCGTGCGGCTCGCGCGCAAGCTGCTGTGGGAGATCAACGAGATGGGACTGCCCGCCGGCACCGAGTTCCTCGACATGATCACGCCGCAGTACATCGGCGACCTGATCTCGTGGGGGGCGATCGGCGCGCGCACGACGGAAAGCCAGGTGCATCGCGAGCTGGCGTCGGGGCTGTCGTGCCCGGTCGGATTCAAGAACGGCACCGACGGCAACGTCAGGATCGCCATCGATGCGATCAAGGCCGCCCAGTCGCCGCACCATTTCCTCTCGGTCACTAAGGCCGGTCATTCGGCCATCGTGTCGACACTCGGCAACGAGGACTGCCACGTGATCCTGCGTGGCGGCAAGGCGCCGAACTACGACGCCGCGAGCGTCGATGCAGCCTGCACGGAGCTCGCCGCTTCGGGCGTCCCGGGCAAGGTCATGATCGATTTTTCGCACGCCAACAGCCGCAAGCAGCACCGCCTGCAGATCGACGTCGCGCGCGACGTCGGGGTGCAGATGGCGGCGGGCGAGGATCGCATCATCGGCGTGATGGTCGAGTCGCACCTCAAGGAGGGGCGTCAGGATCTGGTGCCGGGCAAGGAGCTGGAATACGGCAAGAGCATCACCGATGCCTGCATCGGGTGGGAAGACAGCGTGTTGGTCCTTGAGATTCTCGCCGAGGCGGTGCGGCAGCGCCGGGTCAGCCACGCGGCTGATCTGGAATAA
- the mog gene encoding molybdopterin adenylyltransferase: MSDEITIGLVSISDRASDGTYEDQGIPALKEWLSKALTSPWRVETRLIPDERPMIERTLTDLADTVGCSLILTTGGTGPAVRDVTPEATLAVGEKEMPGFGEEMRRISLNFVPTAILSRQVAVIRGKSLIVNLPGQPKSIRETLEGLRAPDGSVAHVGIFAAIPYCIDLIGGPYVETDEAVIKAFRPKHAIRPKQG; this comes from the coding sequence ATGAGCGACGAAATCACCATCGGCCTGGTCTCGATCAGCGACCGGGCTTCCGACGGCACTTACGAGGACCAGGGCATTCCGGCGCTGAAGGAGTGGCTGTCGAAGGCGCTGACTTCGCCGTGGCGCGTCGAGACGCGGCTGATCCCGGACGAGCGGCCGATGATCGAGCGCACGCTGACCGATCTCGCCGACACGGTCGGCTGCTCGCTGATCCTCACGACCGGCGGCACGGGGCCGGCGGTGCGTGACGTGACGCCCGAGGCGACGCTGGCAGTGGGCGAGAAAGAGATGCCCGGCTTCGGCGAGGAGATGCGCCGCATCAGCCTGAACTTCGTGCCGACGGCGATCCTGTCGCGCCAGGTCGCGGTGATCCGCGGCAAGTCGCTGATCGTGAACCTGCCGGGGCAGCCGAAGTCGATCCGCGAGACGCTGGAAGGGCTGCGCGCCCCGGACGGCTCGGTCGCGCATGTCGGCATCTTCGCCGCGATTCCCTACTGCATCGACCTCATCGGCGGGCCTTACGTCGAGACCGACGAGGCCGTGATCAAGGCTTTCCGCCCGAAACACGCGATCCGGCCGAAGCAGGGCTGA
- the yjgA gene encoding ribosome biogenesis factor YjgA, producing the protein MSHAHHDEMLPDDDSGFPERPSKSQRKRDMHALQDLGEQLVALSLDQLKKVPMPDSLADAVREAKRITSHEGRRRQMQYVGKLMRNVDPAPIQAQLDVFNGISKAEVARQHRLERLRVDLLEDEKALHAIAELWPEADFQQLRTLRRNALKEREQNKPPRAFREIFRVLRDLDAGTAGAGDETPAADDAAEE; encoded by the coding sequence ATGAGCCACGCCCACCACGACGAAATGCTGCCGGACGACGATTCGGGCTTTCCGGAGCGGCCGAGCAAGAGCCAGCGCAAGCGCGACATGCACGCGCTACAGGATCTGGGCGAGCAGCTGGTGGCGCTGTCGCTGGACCAGCTGAAGAAGGTGCCGATGCCGGATTCGCTCGCGGATGCCGTGCGCGAGGCCAAGCGCATCACGAGCCACGAGGGGCGCCGGCGCCAGATGCAGTATGTCGGCAAGCTGATGCGCAATGTCGATCCGGCGCCGATCCAGGCGCAGCTCGACGTGTTCAACGGCATCTCGAAGGCGGAGGTGGCGCGCCAGCATCGCCTCGAGCGCCTGCGTGTGGACCTGCTGGAGGACGAGAAGGCGCTGCACGCGATCGCCGAGCTGTGGCCCGAGGCCGATTTCCAGCAACTGCGCACGCTGCGCCGCAATGCGCTCAAGGAGCGCGAGCAGAACAAGCCGCCGCGGGCGTTCCGCGAGATCTTCCGCGTCCTGCGCGACCTCGATGCGGGAACGGCGGGCGCAGGCGACGAGACCCCGGCGGCCGACGACGCGGCCGAAGAATGA
- a CDS encoding histidine phosphatase family protein, with the protein MKTRLCLVRHGETSWNAEQRLQGHLDIPLNPVGEAQAAATAASLATVHFAAVYSSDLQRARQTATAITTRNRAAAVEFHDRLRERNYGAFQGLTYTEAETRFPDDYRRFKQRDPLFTFPGGGESLSEFALRVENVLADLAASHGGQQVLVVTHGGVLDIVHRLAAGKALDAPRDFTIPNAALNWIEYDGARWHLVSWADKRHLDGARDELPNA; encoded by the coding sequence ATGAAAACTCGCCTCTGCCTCGTCAGGCACGGAGAAACCTCCTGGAATGCCGAACAGCGGCTTCAGGGACATCTCGACATCCCCCTGAATCCCGTCGGCGAGGCACAGGCCGCGGCCACCGCCGCCAGCCTCGCGACCGTGCATTTCGCCGCCGTCTACAGCAGCGACCTGCAACGGGCGCGCCAGACCGCGACCGCCATCACCACGCGCAACCGCGCCGCCGCCGTCGAATTCCACGACCGCCTGCGCGAGCGCAACTACGGCGCCTTCCAGGGCCTGACCTACACCGAGGCCGAGACGCGTTTCCCCGACGACTATCGCCGCTTCAAGCAGCGCGACCCGCTCTTCACCTTTCCCGGGGGCGGCGAGAGCCTCTCCGAATTCGCCCTCCGCGTCGAGAACGTGCTGGCGGACCTGGCCGCGTCGCACGGCGGCCAGCAGGTCCTGGTCGTCACGCATGGCGGCGTGCTCGACATCGTCCATCGCCTTGCGGCCGGCAAGGCACTCGACGCCCCGCGCGACTTCACCATCCCGAACGCCGCCCTCAACTGGATCGAATATGACGGCGCGCGTTGGCACCTCGTCAGCTGGGCCGACAAGCGCCACCTCGACGGCGCGCGCGACGAACTGCCGAACGCCTGA
- a CDS encoding sigma-70 family RNA polymerase sigma factor, with product MFSDNALLAEIPRLRRYARGLTGDATRADDLVQDTLERALLKGRLWRPGNLRAWLLTMMHNVFVNQYRASGTMDFRPPEDLPEVAVRPQQTDGIELRELERALQQLSPEQREVLLLVTLEDMSYEDTAHILGTPIGTVMSRLSRARDRLRQVLAGQAAAPDYLKVVK from the coding sequence ATGTTCTCCGACAATGCGCTGCTCGCCGAAATCCCGCGCCTGCGCCGCTACGCGCGCGGCCTGACGGGCGACGCCACGCGCGCCGACGACCTGGTGCAGGACACGCTGGAACGCGCGCTGCTCAAGGGACGCCTGTGGCGCCCCGGCAACCTGCGCGCCTGGCTGCTGACGATGATGCACAACGTATTCGTGAACCAGTACCGCGCCTCGGGCACGATGGACTTTCGCCCCCCCGAAGACCTGCCCGAGGTCGCGGTACGGCCGCAACAGACCGACGGCATCGAACTGCGCGAGCTGGAGCGCGCGCTGCAGCAGCTGTCGCCCGAGCAGCGCGAAGTGCTGCTGCTGGTGACACTGGAAGACATGAGTTACGAGGATACCGCCCACATCCTCGGCACCCCCATCGGCACCGTGATGTCGCGCCTGTCGCGCGCACGGGATCGCCTGCGCCAGGTGCTCGCCGGGCAAGCCGCCGCACCCGATTATCTGAAGGTTGTGAAATAG
- a CDS encoding protein-methionine-sulfoxide reductase heme-binding subunit MsrQ, which produces MTKTPTAAQLAAIKAALFALCLVPLALNLQRWFDDALGANPIEAITHASGDWTLRFLLITLAVTPLRKLTGLNWLLRLRRMLGLFAFFYASLHFTTYFWLDQFFDLHSIAHDIMKRPFITVGFAAFVLLTPLAVTSNNYAIRRLGGRRWQSLHRSVYGIGILAIVHYWWLVKADILEPMIYGLILAALLGVRGWWRELERRRQLAASMPRPMPGGKVIPLVVKSPQ; this is translated from the coding sequence ATGACCAAGACCCCGACCGCCGCTCAGCTCGCCGCGATCAAGGCCGCCCTCTTCGCACTGTGCCTCGTGCCGCTCGCGCTCAACCTGCAGCGCTGGTTCGACGACGCGCTCGGCGCCAACCCGATCGAAGCGATCACGCACGCGAGCGGCGACTGGACGCTGCGCTTCCTGCTGATCACGCTCGCCGTCACGCCGCTGCGCAAGCTCACCGGGCTCAACTGGCTGCTGCGCCTGCGCCGCATGCTGGGCCTGTTCGCGTTCTTCTACGCCAGCCTGCACTTCACGACGTATTTCTGGCTCGACCAGTTCTTCGACCTGCACTCGATCGCGCACGACATCATGAAACGCCCCTTCATCACCGTCGGCTTCGCCGCCTTCGTGCTGCTGACCCCGCTCGCCGTCACATCGAACAACTACGCCATCCGGCGCCTCGGCGGGCGCCGCTGGCAATCGCTGCACCGCTCGGTGTACGGGATCGGCATCCTCGCGATCGTGCATTACTGGTGGCTGGTGAAAGCCGACATCCTCGAACCGATGATCTACGGCCTGATCCTCGCGGCCCTGCTGGGCGTGCGCGGGTGGTGGCGCGAACTCGAACGCCGCCGTCAGCTCGCCGCAAGCATGCCGCGGCCGATGCCGGGCGGGAAAGTCATCCCGCTCGTCGTCAAGTCACCGCAGTAG
- a CDS encoding cob(I)yrinic acid a,c-diamide adenosyltransferase: protein MGHRLSKIYTRTGDAGATGLGDGKRVSKNSLRIHALGEVDELNAAVGVLLCEELPEDVRALLTDAQHDLFDLGGEVCIPGMSMITAKQVEKLEQELDRLNEPLEPLKDFILPGGTRPAALAHHARTVCRRAERSLVALALEETVNDGPRQYLNRLSDLLFVLGRVLNRAGGRDDVLWQKRKNA, encoded by the coding sequence ATGGGCCACCGACTCTCGAAAATTTACACACGCACCGGCGATGCCGGCGCCACCGGACTGGGCGACGGCAAGCGCGTCTCCAAGAACAGCCTGCGCATCCACGCGCTCGGCGAAGTCGATGAACTCAACGCGGCGGTGGGCGTGCTGCTGTGCGAGGAGCTGCCGGAAGACGTCCGCGCGCTGCTGACCGACGCCCAGCACGACCTCTTCGACCTCGGCGGCGAAGTGTGCATCCCGGGCATGAGCATGATCACGGCGAAGCAGGTCGAGAAGCTCGAACAGGAACTCGATCGCCTCAACGAGCCGCTCGAGCCGCTCAAGGACTTCATCCTGCCCGGCGGCACCCGCCCCGCCGCGCTGGCGCACCACGCGCGCACGGTATGCCGCCGCGCCGAACGCTCGCTCGTCGCGCTGGCGCTCGAGGAGACGGTCAACGACGGCCCGCGCCAGTACCTGAACCGCCTCTCCGACCTGCTGTTCGTGCTCGGCCGCGTGCTCAACCGCGCCGGCGGCCGCGACGACGTGCTGTGGCAGAAGCGCAAGAACGCCTGA
- the glyA gene encoding serine hydroxymethyltransferase, translating into MFSAQDTLAKVDSELWAAIQAENRRQEDHIELIASENYVSHAVMEAQGSQLTNKYAEGYPGKRYYGGCEHVDVVEQVAIDRLKKLFGADAANVQPNSGSQANQAVLMAFAKPGDTIMGMSLAEGGHLTHGMPLNMSGKWFNVVAYGLNDKEEIDYDQMERLAREHKPRIIVAGASAYSLRIDFERFATIAKEIGAIFWVDMAHYAGLIAAGYYPSPIPHADVVTSTTHKTLRGPRGGIILMKAEHEKAINSAIFPGLQGGPLMHVIAGKAVAFKEALGPQFRNYQEQVIANARVMARVLGEERGLRIVSGRTESHVFLVDLRAKNITGKTAEAALGAAHITVNKNAIPKDPEKPFVTSGIRIGSPAMTTRGFTEIEAEQIAHLIADVLDAPEDEAVLTRVRGKVAELCARHPVYGK; encoded by the coding sequence ATGTTCTCTGCGCAAGACACCCTCGCCAAGGTCGATTCCGAGCTGTGGGCAGCCATCCAGGCCGAAAATCGTCGCCAGGAAGACCACATCGAACTCATCGCCTCGGAAAACTACGTTTCCCATGCCGTGATGGAAGCGCAGGGTTCCCAGCTCACGAACAAGTACGCGGAAGGCTACCCGGGCAAGCGCTACTACGGCGGCTGCGAGCACGTCGACGTCGTCGAGCAGGTCGCGATCGACCGCCTCAAGAAGCTCTTCGGCGCCGATGCCGCGAACGTCCAGCCGAACTCCGGCTCGCAGGCCAACCAGGCGGTGCTGATGGCCTTCGCCAAGCCCGGCGACACCATCATGGGCATGAGCCTCGCCGAAGGCGGCCACCTCACCCACGGCATGCCGCTGAACATGTCGGGCAAGTGGTTCAACGTCGTCGCCTACGGCCTGAACGACAAGGAAGAGATCGACTACGACCAGATGGAGCGCCTCGCCCGCGAGCACAAGCCGCGCATCATCGTCGCCGGCGCCTCCGCCTACTCGCTGCGCATCGATTTTGAACGCTTCGCGACGATCGCGAAGGAGATCGGCGCGATCTTCTGGGTCGACATGGCCCACTACGCCGGCCTGATCGCGGCCGGCTACTATCCCAGCCCGATTCCGCACGCCGACGTCGTCACCTCGACCACGCACAAGACCCTGCGCGGCCCGCGCGGCGGCATCATCCTGATGAAGGCCGAGCACGAAAAGGCCATCAACTCCGCGATCTTCCCCGGCCTGCAGGGCGGCCCGCTCATGCACGTCATCGCCGGCAAGGCGGTCGCCTTCAAGGAAGCGCTCGGTCCGCAGTTCCGCAACTACCAGGAACAGGTCATCGCCAACGCCCGTGTCATGGCACGCGTGCTCGGCGAGGAGCGCGGTCTGCGCATCGTCTCGGGCCGCACCGAAAGCCACGTGTTCCTGGTCGACCTGCGCGCCAAGAACATCACCGGCAAGACCGCCGAAGCCGCGCTGGGTGCCGCGCACATCACCGTGAACAAGAACGCCATCCCGAAGGATCCGGAAAAGCCCTTCGTCACCTCGGGCATCCGCATCGGTTCGCCGGCGATGACCACCCGCGGCTTCACCGAGATCGAAGCCGAGCAGATCGCGCACCTGATCGCCGACGTCCTCGACGCCCCGGAGGACGAAGCGGTCCTCACGCGCGTTCGCGGCAAGGTCGCGGAACTGTGCGCCAGGCACCCGGTGTATGGGAAGTAA
- a CDS encoding anti-sigma factor, producing MRRPICEDDLHAWVDGRLGAARRGEVNTWLTEDPLHIERVEAWRSNAEALRSGYAALLGEPVPARLRAVVERRKPLPALRLAAVVAWTTLGTLTGAGLGYQLGQSASPDVDALASLPHRAAIAHAVYAPEIRHPVEVSADQEQHLVAWLTKRLGAPVKLPDLHDQGFALLGGRLLPTPDGPGAQFMYENDGGRRLTLYLSRRDDGAATTAFRYAQQGDVGVFYWVDGRFAYALSGQFGRDTLLPLANSVYHQISP from the coding sequence ATGCGACGCCCTATCTGCGAAGACGATCTCCACGCCTGGGTCGACGGGCGACTGGGTGCCGCCCGCCGCGGCGAGGTCAACACCTGGCTCACCGAGGATCCGTTGCACATCGAACGCGTCGAGGCGTGGCGCTCGAACGCCGAAGCGCTGCGCAGCGGCTATGCGGCGCTCCTCGGGGAGCCGGTTCCGGCACGCCTGCGCGCCGTCGTCGAGCGGCGCAAGCCCCTGCCCGCGCTGAGGCTTGCCGCCGTGGTCGCGTGGACGACGCTCGGGACGCTCACGGGCGCCGGCCTGGGCTACCAGCTGGGCCAGTCCGCCTCGCCCGACGTTGACGCCCTCGCCTCGCTGCCGCATCGCGCCGCGATCGCCCACGCGGTCTATGCGCCGGAGATCCGCCACCCCGTCGAGGTCAGCGCCGACCAGGAGCAGCACCTCGTCGCCTGGCTGACCAAGCGCCTCGGCGCGCCGGTGAAGCTGCCCGATCTGCACGACCAGGGGTTCGCGCTGCTCGGCGGACGCCTGCTGCCCACACCCGACGGCCCCGGCGCACAGTTCATGTACGAGAACGACGGCGGCCGCCGCCTCACGCTGTATCTCAGCAGACGTGACGACGGCGCCGCGACGACCGCCTTCCGCTACGCGCAGCAGGGCGACGTCGGCGTGTTCTACTGGGTGGACGGCCGCTTCGCCTACGCGCTCTCGGGCCAGTTCGGACGAGACACGCTGCTGCCGCTCGCCAACAGCGTCTATCACCAGATTTCGCCGTAG